From the Homo sapiens chromosome 1, GRCh38.p14 Primary Assembly genome, one window contains:
- the SLC27A3 gene encoding long-chain fatty acid transport protein 3 isoform 1 (isoform 1 is encoded by transcript variant 1) — translation MAALLLLPLLLLLPLLLLKLHLWPQLRWLPADLAFAVRALCCKRALRARALAAAAADPEGPEGGCSLAWRLAELAQQRAAHTFLIHGSRRFSYSEAERESNRAARAFLRALGWDWGPDGGDSGEGSAGEGERAAPGAGDAAAGSGAEFAGGDGAARGGGAAAPLSPGATVALLLPAGPEFLWLWFGLAKAGLRTAFVPTALRRGPLLHCLRSCGARALVLAPEFLESLEPDLPALRAMGLHLWAAGPGTHPAGISDLLAEVSAEVDGPVPGYLSSPQSITDTCLYIFTSGTTGLPKAARISHLKILQCQGFYQLCGVHQEDVIYLALPLYHMSGSLLGIVGCMGIGATVVLKSKFSAGQFWEDCQQHRVTVFQYIGELCRYLVNQPPSKAERGHKVRLAVGSGLRPDTWERFVRRFGPLQVLETYGLTEGNVATINYTGQRGAVGRASWLYKHIFPFSLIRYDVTTGEPIRDPQGHCMATSPGEPGLLVAPVSQQSPFLGYAGGPELAQGKLLKDVFRPGDVFFNTGDLLVCDDQGFLRFHDRTGDTFRWKGENVATTEVAEVFEALDFLQEVNVYGVTVPGHEGRAGMAALVLRPPHALDLMQLYTHVSENLPPYARPRFLRLQESLATTETFKQQKVRMANEGFDPSTLSDPLYVLDQAVGAYLPLTTARYSALLAGNLRI, via the exons ATGGCTGCCctcctgctgctgcccctgctgcTGTTGCTACCGCTGCTGCTGCTGAAGCTACACCTCTGGCCGCAGTTGCGCTGGCTTCCGGCGGACTTGGCCTTTGCGGTGCGAGCTCTGTGCTGCAAAAGGGCTCTTCGAGCTCGCGCCCTGGCCGCGGCTGCCGCCGACCCGGAAGGTCCCGAGGGGGGCTGCAGCCTGGCCTGGCGCCTCGCGGAACTGGCCCAGCAGCGCGCCGCGCACACCTTTCTCATTCACGGCTCGCGGCGCTTTAGCTACTCAGAGGCGGAGCGCGAGAGTAACAGGGCTGCACGCGCCTTCCTACGTGCGCTAGGCTGGGACTGGGGACCCGACGGCGGCGACAGCGGCGAGGGGAGCGCTGGAGAAGGCGAGCGGGCAGCGCCGGGAGCCGGAGATGCAGCGGCCGGAAGCGGCGCGGAGTTTGCCGGAGGGGACGGTGCCGCCAGAGGTGGAGGAGCCGCCGCCCCTCTGTCACCTGGAGCAACTGTGGCGCTGCTCCTCCCCGCTGGCCCAGAGTTTCTGTGGCTCTGGTtcgggctggccaaggccggccTGCGCACTGCCTTTGTGCCCACCGCCCTGCGCCGGGGCCCCCTGCTGCACTGCCTCCGCAGCTGCGGCGCGCGCGCGCTGGTGCTGGCGCCAG AGTTTCTGGAGTCCCTGGAGCCGGACCTGCCCGCCCTGAGAGCCATGGGGCTCCACCTGTGGGCTGCAGGCCCAGGAACCCACCCTGCTGGAATTAGCGATTTGCTGGCTGAAGTGTCCGCTGAAGTGGATGGGCCAGTGCCAGGATACCTCTCTTCCCCCCAGAGCATAACAGACACGTGCCTGTACATCTTCACCTCTGGCACCACGG GCCTCCCCAAGGCTGCTCGGATCAGTCATCTGAAGATCCTGCAATGCCAGGGCTTCTATCAGCTGTGTGGTGTCCACCAGGAAGATGTGATCTACCTCGCCCTCCCACTCTACCACATGTCCGGTTCCCTGCTGGGCATCGTGGGCTGCATGGGCATTG GGGCCACAGTGGTGCTGAAATCCAAGTTCTCGGCTGGTCAGTTCTGGGAAGATTGCCAGCAGCACAGGGTGACGGTGTTCCAGTACATTGGGGAGCTGTGCCGATACCTTGTCAACCAGCCCCCG AGCAAGGCAGAACGTGGCCATAAGGTCCGGCTGGCAGTGGGCAGCGGGCTGCGCCCAGATACCTGGGAGCGTTTTGTGCGGCGCTTCGGGCCCCTGCAGGTGCTGGAGACATATGGACTGACAGAGGGCAACGTGGCCACCATCAACTACACAGGACAGCGGGGCGCTGTGGGGCGTGCTTCCTGGCTTTACAAG CATATCTTCCCCTTCTCCTTGATTCGCTATGATGTCACCACAGGAGAGCCAATTCGGGACCCCCAGGGGCACTGTATGGCCACATCTCCAG GTGAGCCAGGGCTGCTGGTGGCCCCGGTAAGCCAGCAGTCCCCATTCCTGGGCTATGCTGGCGGGCCAGAGCTGGCCCAGGGGAAGTTGCTAAAGGATGTCTTCCGGCCTGGGGATGTTTTCTTCAACACTGGGGACCTGCTGGTCTGCGATGACCAAGGTTTTCTCCGCTTCCATGATCGTACTGGAGACACCTTCAG GTGGAAGGGGGAGAATGTGGCCACAACCGAGGTGGCAGAGGTCTTCGAGGCCCTAGATTTTCTTCAGGAGGTGAACGTCTATGGAGTCACTGTGCCAG GGCATGAAGGCAGGGCTGGAATGGCAGCCCTAGTTCTGCGTCCCCCCCACGCTTTGGACCTTATGCAGCTCTACACCCACGTGTCTGAGAACTTGCCACCTTATGCCCGGCCCCGATTCCTCAGGCTCCAG GAGTCTTTGGCCACCACAGAGACCTTCAAACAGCAGAAAGTTCGGATGGCAAATGAGGGCTTCGACCCCAGCACCCTGTCTGACCCACTGTACGTTCTGGACCAGGCTGTAGGTGCCTACCTGCCCCTCACAACTGCCCGGTACAGCGCCCTCCTGGCAGGAAACCTTCGAATCTGA
- the SLC27A3 gene encoding long-chain fatty acid transport protein 3 isoform 2 (isoform 2 is encoded by transcript variant 2), with protein MAALLLLPLLLLLPLLLLKLHLWPQLRWLPADLAFAVRALCCKRALRARALAAAAADPEGPEGGCSLAWRLAELAQQRAAHTFLIHGSRRFSYSEAERESNRAARAFLRALGWDWGPDGGDSGEGSAGEGERAAPGAGDAAAGSGAEFAGGDGAARGGGAAAPLSPGATVALLLPAGPEFLWLWFGLAKAGLRTAFVPTALRRGPLLHCLRSCGARALVLAPEFLESLEPDLPALRAMGLHLWAAGPGTHPAGISDLLAEVSAEVDGPVPGYLSSPQSITDTCLYIFTSGTTGLPKAARISHLKILQCQGFYQLCGVHQEDVIYLALPLYHMSGSLLGIVGCMGIGATVVLKSKFSAGQFWEDCQQHRVTVFQYIGELCRYLVNQPPSKAERGHKVRLAVGSGLRPDTWERFVRRFGPLQVLETYGLTEGNVATINYTGQRGAVGRASWLYKHIFPFSLIRYDVTTGEPIRDPQGHCMATSPGEPGLLVAPVSQQSPFLGYAGGPELAQGKLLKDVFRPGDVFFNTGDLLVCDDQGFLRFHDRTGDTFRWKGENVATTEVAEVFEALDFLQEVNVYGVTVPGHEGRAGMAALVLRPPHALDLMQLYTHVSENLPPYARPRFLRLQAVGAYLPLTTARYSALLAGNLRI; from the exons ATGGCTGCCctcctgctgctgcccctgctgcTGTTGCTACCGCTGCTGCTGCTGAAGCTACACCTCTGGCCGCAGTTGCGCTGGCTTCCGGCGGACTTGGCCTTTGCGGTGCGAGCTCTGTGCTGCAAAAGGGCTCTTCGAGCTCGCGCCCTGGCCGCGGCTGCCGCCGACCCGGAAGGTCCCGAGGGGGGCTGCAGCCTGGCCTGGCGCCTCGCGGAACTGGCCCAGCAGCGCGCCGCGCACACCTTTCTCATTCACGGCTCGCGGCGCTTTAGCTACTCAGAGGCGGAGCGCGAGAGTAACAGGGCTGCACGCGCCTTCCTACGTGCGCTAGGCTGGGACTGGGGACCCGACGGCGGCGACAGCGGCGAGGGGAGCGCTGGAGAAGGCGAGCGGGCAGCGCCGGGAGCCGGAGATGCAGCGGCCGGAAGCGGCGCGGAGTTTGCCGGAGGGGACGGTGCCGCCAGAGGTGGAGGAGCCGCCGCCCCTCTGTCACCTGGAGCAACTGTGGCGCTGCTCCTCCCCGCTGGCCCAGAGTTTCTGTGGCTCTGGTtcgggctggccaaggccggccTGCGCACTGCCTTTGTGCCCACCGCCCTGCGCCGGGGCCCCCTGCTGCACTGCCTCCGCAGCTGCGGCGCGCGCGCGCTGGTGCTGGCGCCAG AGTTTCTGGAGTCCCTGGAGCCGGACCTGCCCGCCCTGAGAGCCATGGGGCTCCACCTGTGGGCTGCAGGCCCAGGAACCCACCCTGCTGGAATTAGCGATTTGCTGGCTGAAGTGTCCGCTGAAGTGGATGGGCCAGTGCCAGGATACCTCTCTTCCCCCCAGAGCATAACAGACACGTGCCTGTACATCTTCACCTCTGGCACCACGG GCCTCCCCAAGGCTGCTCGGATCAGTCATCTGAAGATCCTGCAATGCCAGGGCTTCTATCAGCTGTGTGGTGTCCACCAGGAAGATGTGATCTACCTCGCCCTCCCACTCTACCACATGTCCGGTTCCCTGCTGGGCATCGTGGGCTGCATGGGCATTG GGGCCACAGTGGTGCTGAAATCCAAGTTCTCGGCTGGTCAGTTCTGGGAAGATTGCCAGCAGCACAGGGTGACGGTGTTCCAGTACATTGGGGAGCTGTGCCGATACCTTGTCAACCAGCCCCCG AGCAAGGCAGAACGTGGCCATAAGGTCCGGCTGGCAGTGGGCAGCGGGCTGCGCCCAGATACCTGGGAGCGTTTTGTGCGGCGCTTCGGGCCCCTGCAGGTGCTGGAGACATATGGACTGACAGAGGGCAACGTGGCCACCATCAACTACACAGGACAGCGGGGCGCTGTGGGGCGTGCTTCCTGGCTTTACAAG CATATCTTCCCCTTCTCCTTGATTCGCTATGATGTCACCACAGGAGAGCCAATTCGGGACCCCCAGGGGCACTGTATGGCCACATCTCCAG GTGAGCCAGGGCTGCTGGTGGCCCCGGTAAGCCAGCAGTCCCCATTCCTGGGCTATGCTGGCGGGCCAGAGCTGGCCCAGGGGAAGTTGCTAAAGGATGTCTTCCGGCCTGGGGATGTTTTCTTCAACACTGGGGACCTGCTGGTCTGCGATGACCAAGGTTTTCTCCGCTTCCATGATCGTACTGGAGACACCTTCAG GTGGAAGGGGGAGAATGTGGCCACAACCGAGGTGGCAGAGGTCTTCGAGGCCCTAGATTTTCTTCAGGAGGTGAACGTCTATGGAGTCACTGTGCCAG GGCATGAAGGCAGGGCTGGAATGGCAGCCCTAGTTCTGCGTCCCCCCCACGCTTTGGACCTTATGCAGCTCTACACCCACGTGTCTGAGAACTTGCCACCTTATGCCCGGCCCCGATTCCTCAGGCTCCAG GCTGTAGGTGCCTACCTGCCCCTCACAACTGCCCGGTACAGCGCCCTCCTGGCAGGAAACCTTCGAATCTGA